One window from the genome of Faecalibacterium sp. HTF-F encodes:
- the rpsO gene encoding 30S ribosomal protein S15, whose protein sequence is MNKQEVMAKVALTEKDTGSPEVQVALLTAHINELNEHLKKNPNDHHSRRGLMKMVGRRRNLLAYLQKKDIERYRALIATLGLRK, encoded by the coding sequence ATGAACAAGCAGGAAGTTATGGCCAAAGTCGCTCTGACCGAGAAGGACACTGGCTCTCCCGAAGTCCAGGTCGCTCTGCTGACCGCTCACATCAACGAGCTGAACGAGCACCTGAAGAAGAACCCGAACGATCACCACAGCCGCCGCGGCCTGATGAAGATGGTTGGCCGCCGCCGCAATCTGCTGGCTTATCTCCAGAAGAAGGACATCGAGCGTTACCGTGCTCTGATCGCAACTCTGGGTCTGCGTAAGTAA
- the rfbB gene encoding dTDP-glucose 4,6-dehydratase produces the protein MKTYLITGCAGFIGSNFVHYMLKKYPEILLVNLDKLTYAGNLENLKDVEGDPRHVFVQGDICDKELVEGLFQKYDFDYVINFAAESHVDRSIKNPEIFVQSNVMGTVNLLQRAKEAWYDADAKTWKEGKKYLQVSTDEVYGALGADGFFMETTPLCPHSPYSSSKASADMFVMAFHDTYGMPVNITRCSNNYGPYQFPEKLIPLMINNVKHHKQLPVYGDGMQIRDWLYVEDHCKAIDMVANGGKIGEVYNVGGHNERPNIFIVKTIINQLHDRLQDEGISEDLIKHVADRLGHDRRYGIDPTKIKNDLGWYPETPFEKGIVLTIDWYLNHQEWMDHVTSGDYQNYYQDMYKNK, from the coding sequence ATGAAAACCTATCTGATCACCGGCTGCGCCGGTTTTATTGGTTCCAACTTTGTGCATTATATGCTCAAAAAGTACCCGGAGATCCTGCTGGTCAATCTGGATAAGCTGACCTACGCCGGCAATCTGGAAAACCTGAAGGACGTGGAGGGCGACCCCCGCCATGTGTTTGTGCAGGGCGATATCTGCGACAAGGAGCTGGTGGAAGGCCTGTTCCAGAAGTATGATTTCGATTACGTCATCAACTTTGCCGCCGAGAGCCATGTGGATCGCTCCATCAAGAACCCCGAGATCTTTGTGCAGAGCAACGTGATGGGCACCGTCAACCTGCTGCAGCGCGCCAAGGAGGCATGGTACGACGCCGACGCCAAGACCTGGAAAGAGGGCAAGAAGTACCTGCAGGTGTCCACCGATGAGGTGTACGGCGCTCTGGGTGCGGACGGCTTCTTTATGGAGACCACTCCGCTGTGCCCCCACAGCCCCTATTCTTCTTCCAAGGCTAGCGCCGATATGTTCGTTATGGCGTTCCACGATACCTACGGTATGCCGGTGAACATCACCCGCTGCTCCAACAACTACGGCCCCTACCAGTTCCCGGAGAAGCTGATCCCCCTGATGATCAACAACGTCAAGCACCACAAGCAGCTGCCCGTCTACGGCGACGGTATGCAGATCCGCGACTGGCTGTATGTGGAGGATCACTGCAAGGCCATCGACATGGTGGCCAACGGCGGCAAGATCGGTGAGGTGTACAACGTTGGCGGCCACAATGAGCGCCCCAACATCTTCATCGTCAAGACCATCATCAACCAGCTGCACGACCGTCTGCAGGACGAGGGCATCAGCGAAGACCTCATCAAGCATGTGGCCGACCGTCTGGGCCACGACCGCCGCTACGGCATCGACCCCACCAAGATCAAGAACGATCTGGGCTGGTACCCCGAGACCCCCTTCGAGAAGGGCATCGTACTCACCATCGACTGGTACCTGAACCATCAGGAGTGGATGGACCACGTCACCAGCGGCGATTACCAGAACTACTATCAGGATATGTATAAGAATAAGTAA
- a CDS encoding CPBP family intramembrane glutamic endopeptidase — protein MLKRLRTAHPIVFCVLAEVVFLASLFVTDLIFTIVLVLLRADFSALDTYLYSTLQELVGALIAVLFLVRTDRAGLLRRRGSGFFNGLLVGMYPLVFIGYNTFGSLLLGRPENGTLQPAVRICTFLANMAMVGVAEEFIFRGVIAQTLLEHFGTSRAGVWKACLLSGVLFGAAHLTNILGSAPFGVLMQCVFAASLGTLFAAVYFRTGNLWVTVFLHGAMDISSMLIGGLYGTTTVAEAVSGYDASMLLSVLLYLIPTAFLLRRKKLPEVQLYWHQYVKK, from the coding sequence ATGCTCAAACGACTGCGCACTGCGCACCCGATCGTATTCTGTGTTCTGGCCGAAGTGGTCTTTCTGGCAAGCCTGTTTGTCACCGACCTGATCTTTACCATTGTGCTGGTGCTGCTCCGGGCAGATTTTTCTGCACTGGATACATACCTCTACAGCACCCTGCAGGAACTGGTGGGCGCATTGATAGCGGTGCTGTTTCTGGTGCGGACAGACCGTGCCGGGCTGCTGCGCCGCCGCGGCAGCGGCTTTTTCAACGGCCTGCTGGTGGGCATGTACCCGCTGGTGTTCATCGGCTACAACACCTTTGGCTCGCTGCTGCTGGGCCGGCCGGAGAATGGCACGCTGCAGCCCGCTGTGCGCATCTGCACCTTTCTGGCCAACATGGCCATGGTGGGCGTGGCGGAAGAGTTCATCTTCCGGGGCGTCATCGCCCAGACCCTGCTGGAACACTTCGGCACCAGCCGCGCCGGTGTGTGGAAGGCCTGCCTGCTGTCCGGCGTGCTGTTTGGTGCGGCGCACCTGACCAATATTCTGGGCTCGGCACCTTTCGGCGTGCTGATGCAGTGCGTGTTTGCGGCTTCGCTGGGCACGCTGTTTGCCGCAGTCTACTTCCGCACCGGCAACCTCTGGGTGACGGTGTTCCTGCACGGCGCAATGGACATCTCCTCCATGCTCATCGGCGGGCTGTACGGCACCACCACGGTGGCCGAAGCCGTGAGCGGCTACGATGCCTCCATGCTTCTGTCGGTGCTGCTGTACCTGATCCCCACCGCATTTCTGCTGCGCAGGAAAAAGCTGCCGGAGGTGCAGCTGTATTGGCACCAGTACGTAAAAAAATAA
- the rfbD gene encoding dTDP-4-dehydrorhamnose reductase — protein sequence MKIIVTGCNGQLGTEIIKQLHEGRSEIGPIPDKLLNATVIAVDLPDLDISNYKMVDEFIRRNRPDVIINCAAYTNVDGCEVNHDAAFKANALGPRNLAQAAEKTGARLVHVSTDYVFSGCENGGVAQDEATIPGPISAYGSTKLMGEKYVEQFCHRHFIVRTAWLYSYYGKNFVKTIVNAGKKFGKLEVVNDQCGNPTNAVDLAHEILQLCVTHEYGLYHCTGEGICSWYDFASEIIRLSGVDATVAPCTSEEYKAKHPESADRPKWSALDNRMLRCTVGNDVRDWKDALACFFTHWDGDNGMKD from the coding sequence ATGAAAATCATTGTTACCGGCTGCAATGGCCAGCTGGGCACCGAGATCATTAAGCAGCTGCACGAAGGTCGCAGCGAGATCGGCCCCATCCCGGATAAACTGCTCAACGCTACGGTGATCGCCGTGGACCTGCCGGATCTGGATATCTCCAACTATAAGATGGTGGACGAGTTCATCCGCCGCAACCGCCCGGACGTCATCATCAACTGCGCCGCCTACACCAATGTGGATGGCTGCGAGGTGAACCATGACGCCGCCTTCAAGGCAAATGCTCTGGGCCCCCGCAATCTGGCACAGGCAGCCGAAAAGACCGGTGCCCGTCTGGTGCACGTCTCCACCGACTATGTGTTCTCCGGCTGTGAGAACGGCGGCGTTGCACAGGACGAGGCCACCATTCCCGGCCCCATCAGCGCCTACGGCTCCACCAAGCTCATGGGTGAAAAGTACGTGGAACAGTTCTGCCACCGCCACTTCATCGTGCGCACCGCATGGCTCTACAGCTACTACGGCAAGAACTTCGTCAAGACCATCGTGAACGCGGGCAAAAAGTTCGGCAAGCTGGAAGTGGTCAACGACCAGTGCGGCAACCCCACCAATGCGGTGGATCTGGCCCACGAGATCCTGCAGCTGTGCGTCACCCACGAGTACGGCCTGTACCACTGCACCGGCGAGGGCATCTGCTCGTGGTATGATTTCGCTTCCGAGATCATCCGCCTGTCCGGCGTGGATGCTACTGTGGCTCCCTGCACCAGCGAGGAATACAAGGCAAAGCACCCGGAAAGCGCCGACCGCCCCAAGTGGAGCGCACTGGACAACCGGATGCTGCGCTGCACCGTGGGCAACGACGTGCGCGACTGGAAGGATGCTCTGGCCTGCTTCTTCACCCACTGGGACGGCGACAACGGCATGAAGGACTGA
- a CDS encoding SpaH/EbpB family LPXTG-anchored major pilin: MKKTFKKLMAALLAVALLCAMAVPAFAADAPGSITINNAVSGKTYNVYRILDIATHNDGYTGIVYKTNDKWSNFINSADVKSKYFTAVGNDGVITVKDGLNADDAKALAVSAKAWLGAHTDITADATAITATSSTVNFTNLELGYYLVVSSGWDEAVEVVCSLDTTKPDVEINEKNGKPTIDKKIVENSNTVENNTAGIGDYVQFQITVNVIDGQPSNYVIHDKMSAGLTFVNNTEHPVVVKVGSRTLNTTEYGFIDPIIDGCAFELKINDGILKSNDVVTVTYYGQITSSAVINGDNTNEAKLTYGTNGYSTWEKTTTKVFGFKVFKHAGTDKENLLPGAEFRLYKTVNGKNYYAQFDANGLLTSWTTDAAAAGVTMTSNDKAELVLNGLDAGTYYLEETKAPDGYNKLTAPVTVTISKEGVVSPAENGTVYVSNNTGATLPSTGGMGTTLFYVIGGGLMVAAVVLLVTKKRMENK, translated from the coding sequence TCAACAATGCCGTTTCCGGTAAAACTTACAATGTTTACCGCATTCTGGACATCGCTACTCACAATGACGGATACACCGGCATTGTTTATAAGACGAATGATAAGTGGTCTAACTTTATCAATAGCGCCGACGTCAAATCCAAATACTTTACTGCCGTCGGCAATGATGGTGTCATTACTGTTAAGGATGGTCTGAACGCTGATGATGCCAAGGCGCTGGCTGTTTCTGCAAAAGCATGGTTGGGCGCTCACACTGACATCACAGCAGATGCCACCGCCATCACGGCCACTTCCAGCACGGTGAATTTCACCAACTTGGAACTGGGCTACTATCTGGTCGTTTCTTCCGGCTGGGATGAAGCTGTAGAAGTTGTCTGTTCTCTGGACACTACCAAGCCTGATGTTGAAATCAACGAAAAGAATGGTAAGCCTACCATCGATAAGAAGATCGTTGAAAACAGCAACACTGTTGAAAACAACACTGCCGGTATTGGCGATTACGTTCAGTTCCAGATCACCGTTAACGTTATTGATGGTCAGCCCAGCAACTACGTGATTCACGATAAGATGAGCGCTGGCCTGACTTTTGTCAACAACACTGAGCATCCTGTTGTGGTCAAGGTTGGCTCTCGTACTCTGAACACCACAGAGTACGGCTTTATTGATCCCATCATTGATGGCTGTGCTTTTGAACTGAAGATCAACGATGGCATTCTGAAGTCCAACGATGTGGTCACTGTTACTTACTACGGTCAGATCACTTCCTCGGCTGTGATCAACGGTGACAACACCAATGAGGCCAAACTGACTTACGGCACAAACGGTTACAGCACTTGGGAGAAGACCACGACCAAAGTCTTTGGCTTTAAGGTCTTTAAGCACGCTGGCACTGATAAGGAGAACCTGCTGCCCGGCGCAGAGTTCCGTCTCTACAAGACTGTCAACGGGAAAAACTACTATGCTCAGTTCGATGCCAACGGCCTGCTGACCAGCTGGACCACCGACGCTGCCGCTGCTGGTGTTACGATGACCTCCAACGATAAAGCCGAACTGGTTCTGAACGGTCTGGATGCTGGCACCTACTACTTGGAAGAAACTAAGGCTCCCGATGGCTACAACAAACTGACCGCCCCTGTTACCGTTACCATCAGCAAGGAAGGCGTTGTCTCCCCTGCTGAAAACGGCACCGTATACGTTTCCAACAACACCGGTGCTACCCTGCCCTCCACCGGCGGCATGGGCACCACCCTGTTCTACGTTATCGGCGGCGGCCTGATGGTGGCAGCAGTGGTCCTGCTGGTCACCAAAAAACGCATGGAGAACAAGTAA
- a CDS encoding class C sortase, with translation MKKNKSTIILILVFFVGLSVMLYPTISDYVNQLHQTRAVANYAADVDKLSDADYTAYFEAADAFNAQIAADPDALYFPDRFPSYESTLDVTGTGIMGYITIEKIGVELPIYHGTSDAVLQVAAGHLEGTSLPVGGASTHAVISAHRGLPSAKLFTNLDQLEVGDTFTITVLDRTLTYEVDNISIVLPTETDSLKVSEGKDYVTLMTCTPYGINTHRLLVRGRRITTPDKLKHIRVTSDAIKIEPILTAPIMALPLLLVLLFWLLFAPSKRSSAKGKTHKTHETH, from the coding sequence ATGAAAAAGAACAAAAGCACCATCATCCTGATCCTCGTCTTTTTCGTGGGTCTATCCGTGATGTTATACCCCACCATCAGCGACTATGTCAACCAGCTGCACCAGACCCGTGCTGTGGCCAACTACGCCGCCGATGTGGATAAGCTGTCGGATGCGGATTACACCGCCTATTTTGAAGCGGCCGATGCCTTCAATGCGCAGATCGCCGCAGACCCGGATGCCCTGTATTTTCCGGACCGGTTCCCGTCCTACGAGAGCACGCTGGACGTGACCGGAACCGGCATCATGGGCTATATCACCATTGAAAAGATCGGCGTGGAGCTGCCCATCTACCACGGCACCAGCGATGCCGTGCTGCAGGTGGCCGCCGGTCATCTGGAGGGCACCAGCCTGCCGGTGGGCGGTGCCAGCACCCACGCGGTCATTTCGGCCCACCGGGGCCTGCCCAGCGCCAAGCTGTTCACCAATCTGGATCAGCTGGAAGTGGGCGACACCTTCACCATCACGGTGCTGGACCGGACTCTCACCTACGAGGTGGACAACATTTCCATCGTCCTGCCCACCGAGACCGACAGCCTGAAGGTGTCGGAGGGCAAGGACTACGTCACTCTGATGACCTGCACGCCCTACGGCATCAACACCCACCGGCTGCTGGTGCGGGGACGCCGCATCACCACGCCGGACAAGCTCAAGCACATCCGTGTGACCTCCGACGCCATCAAGATCGAGCCCATCCTCACCGCGCCCATCATGGCACTGCCCCTGCTTCTGGTGCTGCTGTTCTGGCTGCTGTTCGCTCCCAGCAAACGCAGCTCCGCAAAGGGCAAAACGCACAAAACCCACGAAACGCACTGA
- a CDS encoding polyribonucleotide nucleotidyltransferase, whose amino-acid sequence MAIEFGSRKETFENFKVYETMLAGRPFKVEMGKMCGLSNASALIRYGETCVMCNVVMSPKPREGVDFFPLNVEYEEKLYAAGRIPGSFMRREGRPGERAILTSRVVDRPMRPLFPKEMRNDVCITMTVMSLDPDCSPEIAGMIGASLVTAVSDIPWNGPIGGVQVGLVDGEIVLNPTQEQRKVSDLALTVAATMDKIVMIEAGANEVDEDTMLNAIKAAHVEIKKIIEFINKIVAERGKPKIDFQVVGLDMDVFHAIQNKYLDDFKAAMDTDDKNVRDAALLPIMDRIAEEYPDLTAADLDLVSYKMQKFVVRRWLLDEGKRVDGRGINEIRPLAAEVGILPRVHGSGMFTRGQTQVLTTCTLGGTKDNQLMDDLTDEQTKRYIHHYNFPPYSVGEARAPRSPGRREIGHGALAERALVPVLPSLEEFPYTIRCVSEVLSSNGSTSQASICGSTLALMDAGVPIKAPVAGISCGLITEGDRWMTMLDIQGVEDFHGDMDFKVGGTRKGITAIQMDIKIDGLTYDIIAEAFEKCRKGRLYILDEIIKPVIAEPRHELSRYAPKMFSMMIPTDKIKDVIGKGGKVIQDICATCNCKIDVQEDGHVFVSAVNQEDAKRAIFTIKTIVEDPEIGAIYKGKVTRLMNFGAFVEIAPGKEGLVHISKLDTKRVERVEDVVAVGDAIVVKVTDIDQQGRINLSRRDAILALEAKRAEQQAQQ is encoded by the coding sequence ATGGCAATTGAATTTGGTTCCCGCAAAGAGACCTTTGAAAACTTCAAGGTCTACGAGACCATGCTGGCCGGCCGCCCGTTCAAGGTAGAAATGGGCAAGATGTGCGGCCTGTCCAACGCCAGTGCACTGATCCGCTACGGCGAGACCTGCGTCATGTGCAACGTGGTCATGAGCCCCAAGCCCCGCGAGGGCGTGGATTTCTTCCCCCTGAACGTGGAGTATGAGGAAAAGCTCTACGCCGCAGGCCGCATCCCCGGCAGCTTTATGCGCCGCGAGGGCCGCCCCGGCGAGCGCGCCATCCTGACCAGCCGCGTGGTGGACCGCCCCATGCGCCCGCTGTTCCCCAAGGAAATGCGCAACGACGTGTGCATCACCATGACCGTGATGAGCCTTGACCCGGACTGCAGCCCCGAGATCGCCGGTATGATCGGTGCCTCTCTGGTCACTGCTGTGTCCGACATCCCGTGGAACGGCCCCATCGGCGGCGTGCAGGTGGGTCTGGTGGACGGCGAGATCGTGCTGAACCCCACGCAGGAACAGCGCAAGGTGAGCGATCTGGCCCTGACTGTTGCCGCCACCATGGACAAGATCGTGATGATCGAAGCCGGCGCCAACGAGGTGGACGAGGACACCATGCTGAACGCCATCAAGGCCGCTCACGTGGAGATCAAAAAGATCATCGAGTTCATCAACAAGATCGTGGCCGAGCGCGGCAAGCCGAAGATCGATTTTCAGGTGGTGGGTCTGGATATGGACGTGTTCCACGCCATCCAGAACAAGTATCTGGACGACTTCAAGGCCGCCATGGACACCGACGACAAGAACGTGCGTGACGCCGCCCTGCTGCCCATCATGGACCGCATCGCCGAGGAGTACCCCGACCTGACCGCTGCTGACCTCGACCTCGTGAGCTACAAGATGCAGAAGTTCGTGGTGCGCCGCTGGCTGCTGGATGAGGGCAAGCGTGTGGACGGCCGCGGCATCAACGAGATCCGCCCGCTGGCTGCTGAGGTGGGCATCCTGCCCCGCGTGCACGGCTCCGGCATGTTCACCCGCGGCCAGACCCAGGTGCTGACCACCTGCACCCTGGGCGGCACCAAGGACAACCAGCTGATGGACGATCTGACCGACGAGCAGACCAAGCGCTATATCCATCACTATAACTTCCCGCCGTACTCTGTGGGCGAGGCCCGCGCACCGCGCAGCCCCGGCCGCCGCGAGATCGGCCACGGCGCACTGGCAGAGCGTGCTCTGGTGCCGGTGCTGCCCTCTCTGGAAGAGTTCCCCTACACCATCCGCTGCGTGTCTGAGGTGCTCTCTTCCAACGGCTCCACCTCTCAGGCATCCATCTGCGGCTCTACGCTGGCACTGATGGACGCAGGCGTGCCCATCAAGGCACCCGTTGCCGGCATTTCCTGCGGCCTGATCACCGAGGGCGACCGCTGGATGACCATGCTGGACATTCAGGGCGTGGAGGACTTCCACGGCGATATGGACTTCAAGGTGGGCGGCACCCGCAAGGGCATCACCGCCATCCAGATGGACATTAAGATCGACGGCCTGACCTACGACATCATTGCCGAGGCCTTTGAGAAGTGCCGCAAGGGCCGCCTGTATATTCTGGACGAGATCATCAAACCGGTGATCGCAGAGCCCCGCCACGAACTGAGCCGCTACGCACCCAAGATGTTCAGCATGATGATCCCCACCGATAAGATCAAGGACGTCATCGGCAAGGGCGGCAAGGTCATTCAGGACATCTGCGCTACCTGCAACTGCAAGATCGATGTGCAGGAGGACGGCCATGTGTTCGTCTCTGCCGTGAATCAGGAGGACGCAAAGCGCGCCATCTTTACCATCAAGACCATTGTGGAGGACCCCGAGATCGGTGCCATCTACAAGGGCAAGGTGACCCGCCTGATGAACTTTGGTGCTTTCGTGGAGATCGCACCGGGCAAGGAAGGTCTGGTGCACATCTCCAAGCTGGACACCAAGCGTGTGGAGCGCGTGGAGGATGTTGTGGCCGTGGGTGATGCCATCGTGGTCAAGGTGACCGACATCGACCAGCAGGGCCGCATCAACCTGAGCCGCCGCGACGCCATTCTGGCTCTGGAAGCCAAGCGCGCCGAGCAGCAGGCACAGCAGTAA